The Mangifera indica cultivar Alphonso chromosome 12, CATAS_Mindica_2.1, whole genome shotgun sequence DNA window GTTCAGAACAGAACATAGCCAATAGCTTAGATGATTGATGCTTGGGGTCATAAATCTGATTTTCCAGACGAACTGAACCCAACTTCTTAATTTTCTGCGAATTAATGCCCTTCTCCAAATTCTTCTGCCTCCCCATTTGTTACAACAACCATTTCAAACTTAATTATGAGCACCACCCAAACCATTTATCTCAGTATTAGAGCTACATGTACAGGTTAAGAGACTTCAAAGATAGCTGGCGACTTAAAGACTCCTAATTACAAGGTTGAAGGCAATTtgaataaacaataacattggGGCACAGTTCAAACTTCATAGTTCACCGGTTCTTTACACTTTGAAATGCATGCAAAGTAGTGTGGTATTTGTTGCCATGTTTAGAACTAAATGACACCTTGATTCTTGAATGAAATGGTAGGCCTCTGTAATGGCTtctcttttttatgaaaatgaattttgaaatgaatCTCTAACTAGTtgtttgaatattaaattaggTATTCAAAACTGGACACGTACTGCTCGGTgagaaaattgaatcaaattgtcAAAGTGTCAAAGGAAGAAGCAAGTGGGCTGAAGCAAAAATGGTGTAGGTCCACTCAAATATTGGTTTAACAATGAATTGCTTTCTTGATCATAAGGAAGATCCCGTTTTACAGTTTAGGCCCATGAAtccatttatcaataaaattaattgaacacCAGACTTGGCCCATTTGATACAAGTTACCATCAAAAAAGGCTGAGCAGGGCTGGATCCGAAAGAGAAGATGGGCACTGCCTACGGTCTCATTATTTCTATCTAGAGCCTCTTCTTCTAATGGGATCGACGATAAGGCGACTTTAAAGAGACATAACCCTTGTTTCGTCGAGGATAACAAAACTAAGCCAACCACCAAAGACAGTCCACAGAGGTTTATTGGGTTAACAATGGCTTCAATTTCGGCCATAGCATCGCCACCATGCCCATGGCTCACTACCAAAACCTCATCAGCTCCTTCTGCTTCTCTCAGTCTCCTCACCAGAAGAAGCTCTGTCTCCGTTAATGTAACTGCCAGGAACCCCACTTCTCGCTCTCCCCTCCTACACTGctcctttctctcttcttcttctctctctcttccttctGCTTTTTCAGGTACCCTATttccttacttttttttttaagagaaaattttcgggtttatgtcaattttgtgttcttaatttttttttctttgttgtttcttgactcttttatctttgaaattttgtacTGGTAATTATTGATTAGTGTTTTAGCCTTAGGACGCTagaatttatgtatttttcgATTTTGATACTGGAAAGAAAGATGCTCTTTAACTGTGATTTAGGTGTTCTGGCTACAATGGAGcaataaaatagaaatagaaaacaaattGTTTCCATGTTggtttattagtttataaaagtAGAGAAATCTTGCATAAGCCCTTAAGGTTTTCATGTTTTAGTTTATTTCCTGTTTTTTTTGGGCAAATAAACACaagtgtttttgtttctttggtAATGCAACATTTAATATCGGCggaaatatatataacttttgcTAGAGTTGAAGCTTCTTGTTGTTCAAAAAGGTAAATCTGATAGGATCCCAGAAGTCCCACCTGCAATTTTCACACAAATCCACAGCAAAACACAATACCCAGATTTAAAgtcaaacacacacacacacacacaatcaatgaagaagaaagtctgattttttttatacacTGAGCAGGGAAACAATGTCTACAGCCTTCTGCTACGATCAAACCCCTGTAACTAGCCAAAACCCAATTACAGAACAGTATTTCTGGCCATTGAAGGCACAGGCAGCCTACCTGGCATAAAGCtacccaaaatatatttttcttcctctACCTTGTACACACTTGCCAGCTCTCTAAATAAATTCCTCACAAATCACACAGCCTTCTCTCTTTCCCTTGTGCTTCCATGTAGCTCTTCTATAACTGTTTTGTCTTGCTTTGCTTGCTGCCCATTTTTTCCTCTCTCATGTGTCTTATTCCTTTTAATATAAACCGTGAGAGGTCTAACAAAATAATTCACCAGAGTTTGTACTGCAATAATTATTGGCCCTTGCTGTAGTTTATCCAGTAAGCTTGAATATGAGAGAATTGTTGACatgaaaaacaattaattttaagctTTGGGAGCCTCCTCTTAACTGTATAGATTGTTTGCAGGTTTATCTTTGGGGTTAGATTTCACTTCTTACATCACAGTAAGAAAGGAGAAAGGCCATGGACTAGTGGTGAGGGCTGGGTCGGCTGCTCTTTGTCAAACTAAGAGGAATAGGTCTCGAAAATCCCTGGCTCGAACTCATGGCTTCCGCAGAAGAATGAGAACCACGAGTGGAAGAGCATTGTTGAAGCGTCGACGAGCCAAGGGACGGTGGGTACTTTGCCCAAAGTCCAACCACAATAGTGGAAAGCGTCCCTAAGTGCTCTTTCCAATAGGTTTCTGTAATATTCAATGTTGTTCACAGAAGGATTAATCTGAACTTATCAGATGGTTCTTTCGTTAAATTCAGTGAagttttagttaattaatttcaatttgctATGATCATCTCCTTTTGGCCATgttgtttgtaattttatgttgcTGTCTCCAACCCATATAAACTTCTTGGTATAAATGGAATAACATTGTTTAACATGTTTAGAAATGGCGGTACCTTTACCAATGTCCTGGCTAACAAGTAGGAAATGagctttatgaaattttatcttCCCCTGTGCTGTTCATCCACAATAGGTGAGTGTAATATATGATGATGACCAGTGCACAACTAACTGGAAGTTGTTCGGATGCCTTTagcatataatttttcattagggcatttttctttttctgatagGGACTACGGTCTCTGCTGGTTATCAGAAACTTTCACTAGACCAAGTTGAGATAGTAGCTAGTTCTTCAAActtaaaaaccttttttttttttttttttttgcattgaaCTGTATAATGTAATATATAGTGAAAGGCTATTAGAGttcatattcatttatatagATAGGTATCTTGTGCAGACTATCCTGCATTATTCAGAAATCCATTGACGAAGAAATGGTTTGAAGGTGATGAAGATAATGACGTAGACATTATAGTAAGGTTACCACCAAAAGTTTTCCATTCAGAGGCCTCAAATTTTGAGTTGACAGAGACATCCTGCTGGGCTAAGGTGATGAAGATAATGACGTAGACAAAAATCCATTGACGAAGAAATGGTTTGAAGGTGAAGAACCTGGGAGGATGAGGGTCCATTTGGAATGGAAGATTATGAATTTAGGGTTAAgagattttaattgaattggatttaagttttaatcaaatgaactataaaataacatcattctAGATTTAGTGTGTAATGTTGTCTTGTACCCGTATGAtcatttcaaataaattgatttgagaCCCTTTTTGTTTGAACATAATCCTGAATGAAGTTTTGGGTatgatttttacttaaattcaaattaagccTGAAGTTTTTTGAGTCCAAATCACTTCTCTCAATCTGAatattcaagttttaattttatacaatTGACAACCCTAACTCAAAATCTAACTTTGAAATGAATCATAGAAAGTGGATGCCACTTCAGACTTTAG harbors:
- the LOC123192387 gene encoding 50S ribosomal protein L34, chloroplastic, whose amino-acid sequence is MASISAIASPPCPWLTTKTSSAPSASLSLLTRRSSVSVNVTARNPTSRSPLLHCSFLSSSSLSLPSAFSGLSLGLDFTSYITVRKEKGHGLVVRAGSAALCQTKRNRSRKSLARTHGFRRRMRTTSGRALLKRRRAKGRWVLCPKSNHNSGKRP